From Aerosticca soli, a single genomic window includes:
- the ftsH gene encoding ATP-dependent zinc metalloprotease FtsH, with protein MNKQQQQFSVWYVPLALMLLLFAQDLLLRPHMLTLSYDQFLNAVRGGAITEVVLDDQALTGSARADALAKVLPGDRAEALRRLGNAEVPFSVVRVNDPDLVPRLEKAGVRFAGRYQNRWLPLILSWLLPALVFFAIWSYVIKRMGAGGGMMAIGKSKARIYVETDTKVTFADVAGADEAKQELQEVVEFLKDPKRYGRLGAHVPKGVLLVGPPGTGKTLLARAVAGEAGVPFFSISGSEFVELFVGVGAARVRDLFQQARAKAPAIIFIDELDALGKARGAIPGAGHDEKEQTLNQLLVEMDGFDPSEGLVLLGATNRPEILDPALLRAGRFDRRVLVDRPDKRGRVDILKVHLKKVRTAPDVDPEAIAALTPGFTGADLANLVNEAALLATRRNADAVAMADFTAAVERLVAGLEKKSRVLNAREREVVAHHEMGHALVAMVLPDVDPVHKVSIIPRGIGALGYTMQRPTEDRFLLTRHELENRMAVMLGGRAAEHLVYGELSTGAADDLARATDLARSMVTRYGMDPQLGHVVFEEQRPLFLDTPGAVRPRDYSENTAAHIDRAVHDLVQSAFDRAVGILAERRDRLLAGAQRLLAQETLSGEELRKLLEAPAPAAPSTAQEAASP; from the coding sequence ATGAACAAGCAGCAGCAACAGTTCTCGGTCTGGTACGTACCGCTCGCCCTGATGTTGCTCCTGTTCGCGCAGGATCTGCTGCTGCGACCACACATGCTCACGCTGAGCTACGACCAGTTCCTCAACGCGGTCCGCGGCGGCGCGATCACCGAGGTGGTGCTGGATGACCAGGCCTTGACTGGCAGCGCCCGTGCCGATGCCCTGGCCAAGGTGTTGCCCGGCGACCGCGCCGAGGCTCTGCGCCGGCTCGGCAACGCCGAGGTGCCTTTCTCGGTGGTGCGGGTCAACGACCCCGACCTGGTGCCGCGGCTGGAAAAGGCCGGCGTGCGCTTTGCCGGGCGTTACCAGAACCGCTGGCTGCCGCTGATTCTGTCCTGGCTGTTGCCCGCGCTCGTGTTCTTCGCCATCTGGAGCTACGTGATCAAGCGCATGGGCGCCGGCGGCGGCATGATGGCCATCGGCAAGAGCAAGGCGCGCATCTACGTCGAGACCGACACCAAGGTCACCTTCGCCGACGTCGCCGGCGCCGACGAGGCCAAGCAGGAACTGCAGGAGGTGGTCGAGTTCCTCAAGGATCCCAAGCGCTACGGCCGGCTCGGCGCACACGTGCCCAAGGGCGTGCTGCTGGTCGGGCCGCCGGGCACCGGCAAGACCCTGCTCGCCCGCGCCGTGGCCGGTGAGGCCGGGGTGCCGTTCTTCTCCATTTCCGGTTCGGAGTTCGTCGAGCTCTTCGTGGGCGTGGGCGCCGCGCGTGTGCGCGACCTGTTCCAGCAGGCGCGGGCCAAGGCCCCGGCGATCATCTTCATCGACGAGCTCGATGCGCTCGGCAAGGCACGCGGCGCCATTCCCGGCGCCGGCCACGACGAGAAGGAGCAGACCCTCAACCAGCTGCTGGTGGAAATGGACGGCTTCGACCCGAGCGAGGGCCTGGTGCTGCTCGGCGCGACCAACCGCCCGGAGATCCTCGATCCGGCCCTGCTGCGCGCCGGCCGCTTCGACCGCCGGGTGCTGGTCGACCGCCCGGACAAGCGCGGCCGGGTGGACATCCTCAAGGTGCATCTCAAGAAGGTGCGCACCGCGCCGGACGTCGATCCGGAGGCGATCGCGGCGCTCACGCCCGGCTTCACCGGCGCGGATCTGGCCAACCTGGTCAACGAGGCGGCGCTCCTGGCCACCCGCCGCAATGCCGATGCGGTCGCCATGGCCGATTTCACCGCCGCGGTGGAGCGTCTGGTCGCCGGACTGGAGAAGAAGAGCCGCGTGCTCAATGCCCGCGAGCGCGAGGTGGTCGCCCACCACGAGATGGGTCATGCGCTGGTGGCGATGGTGCTGCCCGACGTCGACCCGGTGCACAAGGTTTCGATCATCCCGCGCGGCATCGGCGCGCTCGGCTACACCATGCAGCGGCCGACCGAGGACCGTTTCCTGCTCACCCGCCACGAGCTCGAAAACCGCATGGCGGTGATGCTGGGCGGGCGCGCCGCCGAGCATCTGGTCTACGGCGAGCTGTCCACCGGCGCCGCCGACGACCTGGCCCGCGCCACCGACCTGGCTCGTAGCATGGTCACCCGCTACGGCATGGACCCGCAGCTCGGCCACGTGGTGTTCGAGGAGCAGCGCCCGCTGTTCCTGGATACCCCGGGGGCGGTGCGGCCGCGCGATTACAGCGAGAACACCGCCGCCCACATCGACCGGGCCGTGCACGACCTGGTCCAGTCGGCCTTCGACCGCGCGGTGGGCATCCTCGCCGAGCGCCGCGATCGCCTGCTGGCCGGCGCGCAACGCCTGCTCGCGCAGGAGACTCTGAGCGGCGAGGAACTGCGCAAGCTGCTGGAGGCTCCCGCACCGGCCGCGCCCTCCACTGCCCAGGAGGCTGCAAGCCCCTGA
- a CDS encoding O-acetylhomoserine aminocarboxypropyltransferase/cysteine synthase family protein, with product MSSQWKFETRSVHAGYSPDPTTKSVAVPIYQTVAYAFDSAQHGADLFDLKVPGNIYTRITNPTNDVLEKRVAALEGGIGALAVASGQTAILYAIQTIAEVGDNIVSSTALYGGTYNLFAHTLPQQGITTRFADHRDPQSFDRLIDARTKAVYVETIGNPAGNVTDIARIAAIAHAHGVPLIVDNTVATPYLVRPFEHGADIVVHSLTKYMGGHGTTLGGAIVDGGRFPWAEHKDRFRRLNEPDVSYHGVCYTEAMGAAAYIARARVVPLRNTGGALSPFNAWQILQGIETLALRMDRICDNTRKVAEFLQRHAKVAWVSYAGLPDHEDHALAQRYMGGRASGLLTFGVKSAAGEDARAAGARFLDALQLFTRLVNIGDAKSLATHPASTTHRQLSPEELAKTGVREETVRLCVGIEHIDDLLADLEQALAKV from the coding sequence ATGTCGTCCCAGTGGAAATTCGAGACCCGTTCGGTGCATGCCGGCTACAGCCCGGATCCGACCACCAAGTCGGTGGCGGTGCCGATTTATCAGACCGTGGCCTATGCCTTCGACAGCGCACAGCACGGCGCCGACCTGTTCGATCTCAAGGTGCCGGGCAACATCTACACGCGCATCACCAACCCGACCAACGACGTGCTGGAAAAGCGCGTGGCGGCGCTGGAAGGCGGCATCGGCGCGTTGGCGGTGGCCTCCGGCCAGACGGCGATCCTCTACGCCATCCAGACCATCGCCGAGGTGGGCGACAACATCGTCAGCAGCACGGCGCTCTACGGCGGCACCTACAACCTGTTCGCGCACACGCTGCCGCAGCAGGGCATCACCACGCGTTTTGCCGACCATCGCGATCCGCAATCGTTCGACCGGCTGATCGACGCGCGCACCAAGGCCGTATACGTGGAAACCATCGGCAACCCGGCCGGCAACGTCACCGACATCGCCCGCATCGCGGCCATCGCACACGCGCACGGCGTGCCGCTGATCGTCGACAACACCGTAGCCACCCCGTACCTGGTGCGCCCGTTCGAGCACGGCGCCGACATCGTGGTGCATTCGCTCACCAAGTACATGGGCGGACACGGCACCACGCTGGGCGGCGCCATCGTCGATGGCGGACGCTTCCCCTGGGCCGAACACAAGGACCGCTTCCGGCGTCTCAACGAACCCGACGTCAGCTACCACGGCGTGTGCTACACCGAGGCCATGGGTGCGGCCGCCTACATCGCCCGCGCCCGGGTGGTGCCCTTGCGCAACACCGGCGGCGCGCTCTCGCCGTTCAACGCGTGGCAGATCCTGCAGGGCATCGAAACCCTGGCGCTGCGCATGGACCGCATCTGCGACAACACCCGGAAAGTGGCCGAATTCCTGCAGCGCCACGCCAAGGTCGCCTGGGTCAGCTATGCCGGCCTGCCCGACCACGAGGATCACGCGCTGGCGCAGCGCTACATGGGCGGGCGGGCCTCCGGTCTGCTGACGTTCGGCGTCAAATCGGCCGCCGGCGAGGACGCGCGTGCCGCCGGCGCGCGTTTCCTGGATGCGCTGCAACTGTTCACGCGACTGGTCAACATCGGCGATGCCAAGTCGCTGGCCACCCATCCGGCCAGCACCACGCACCGCCAGCTATCGCCCGAGGAGCTGGCCAAGACCGGCGTCAGGGAAGAAACCGTGCGCCTGTGCGTGGGCATCGAGCACATCGACGACCTGCTGGCGGACCTGGAGCAGGCGCTGGCCAAGGTGTGA
- the mutS gene encoding DNA mismatch repair protein MutS — translation MRQYLAAKAQHPDMLLFFRMGDFYELFYDDARKAARLLDITLTQRGQSAGAPIPMAGVPYHAAENYLARLVRLGESVAICEQIGDPGGKGPMERKVVRIVTPGTVTDEALLEERRDNLLLAIAAGARGGYGLAWIDLAGGRFLLNEVGDAEALAAELARLQPAETLVDESVAWPKLIAALPGLRKRPPWHFDEASARRELMRFFGTGTLQGFGVDGMPLAIAAAGCLLGYVEETQKSALPHLTGMAAEPIGETVLLDAATRRHLELDHHPGGRGAHTLLGVLDTTVTPMGARALRRWLNRPLRDRATLRARQQAIGMLLEAGRHRTLRECLRGIGDLERILARVALRSARPRDLSTLRDGLCAAPGLVEAIFPAQAGETDHALLSPQQSPRLAALMAQLSGHQPTVELLTRAVVPQPPALLRDGGVITPGFDAELDELRQLAEHADTFLLALEEREKAATGIATLKVGYNRIHGYYIELGRAQADKAPAHYTRRQTTKNTERYVTAELKAFEDKVLSARERALMRERMLYEGLLDAIAENLQALKATAAALAELDVLAALAERADTLDWRAPELTDEPGIVIERGRHPVVEQVREEPFEPNDLVLDERRRMLVITGPNMGGKSTYMRQNALIVLLAHIGSYVPAARAVIGPIDRIFTRIGAGDDLARGQSTFMVEMSETASILHNATAHSLVLMDEVGRGTSTYDGLALARATAVHLATVNRAYTLFATHYFELTALADEYPGIANVHLDAAEYGEQLVFLHAVKEGPANRSFGLQVAALAGLPRSVLAEAKRTLAELERSSTRRTRPTRPVDETPQLNLFTTEATALERALDALDPDALAPREALAALYRLKALRGAGGGDA, via the coding sequence ATGCGGCAATACCTGGCCGCCAAGGCGCAGCATCCGGACATGCTGCTGTTCTTTCGCATGGGCGATTTCTACGAGCTCTTCTACGACGATGCGCGCAAGGCGGCGCGGCTGCTCGACATCACCCTGACCCAGCGCGGACAATCGGCCGGCGCACCGATCCCGATGGCCGGCGTGCCCTATCACGCAGCGGAGAATTACCTCGCCCGGCTGGTGCGGCTCGGCGAATCGGTGGCGATCTGCGAGCAGATCGGCGATCCCGGCGGCAAGGGCCCGATGGAACGCAAGGTGGTGCGCATCGTCACCCCGGGCACGGTGACCGACGAGGCGCTTCTGGAAGAGCGCCGCGACAACCTGCTGCTGGCGATCGCCGCCGGCGCGCGCGGCGGTTACGGGCTGGCGTGGATCGATCTTGCCGGTGGGCGTTTCCTGCTCAACGAGGTGGGTGACGCCGAGGCGCTGGCCGCCGAGCTGGCGCGTCTGCAGCCGGCCGAGACCCTGGTCGATGAAAGCGTGGCCTGGCCGAAACTCATCGCCGCCCTGCCCGGCCTGCGCAAGCGCCCGCCGTGGCATTTCGACGAAGCCAGCGCGCGACGCGAGCTGATGCGTTTCTTCGGTACCGGCACGCTGCAGGGCTTCGGCGTCGACGGCATGCCGCTCGCCATCGCCGCCGCCGGCTGCCTGCTCGGCTACGTGGAAGAAACCCAGAAGAGCGCGCTGCCGCACCTGACCGGCATGGCCGCCGAGCCGATCGGCGAAACCGTGCTGCTGGATGCCGCCACGCGCCGCCATCTGGAACTGGACCACCACCCGGGCGGACGCGGCGCCCACACCCTGCTCGGGGTGCTGGACACGACGGTGACGCCGATGGGCGCGCGCGCCTTGCGGCGCTGGCTCAACCGGCCCTTGCGCGATCGCGCGACGCTGCGTGCCCGGCAGCAGGCGATCGGCATGCTGCTCGAAGCGGGCCGGCATCGCACGCTGCGCGAATGCCTGCGCGGCATCGGCGACCTGGAACGCATCCTGGCCCGCGTGGCGTTGCGCTCGGCGCGACCGCGCGATCTTTCGACGCTGCGCGATGGCCTGTGCGCCGCGCCGGGTCTGGTCGAGGCGATCTTCCCTGCGCAGGCCGGGGAGACGGATCATGCCCTCCTCTCGCCCCAGCAGAGTCCACGACTCGCGGCGCTGATGGCGCAGCTGTCCGGACACCAGCCAACCGTCGAGCTGCTGACCCGCGCGGTGGTGCCGCAGCCGCCGGCGCTGCTGCGCGATGGCGGCGTGATCACGCCCGGTTTCGACGCCGAGCTCGACGAGCTGCGCCAGCTCGCCGAGCATGCCGATACATTCCTGCTGGCGCTGGAGGAACGCGAGAAAGCCGCCACCGGCATCGCCACGCTCAAGGTCGGCTACAACCGCATCCACGGCTACTACATCGAACTGGGCCGCGCGCAGGCCGACAAGGCGCCGGCGCATTACACGCGACGGCAGACCACCAAGAACACCGAGCGCTACGTCACCGCCGAGCTCAAGGCCTTCGAGGACAAGGTGCTCTCGGCGCGGGAACGCGCGCTGATGCGCGAGCGGATGCTGTACGAGGGCCTGCTCGACGCGATCGCGGAAAACCTCCAGGCCCTCAAGGCGACCGCCGCCGCGCTGGCCGAGCTCGACGTATTGGCCGCATTGGCCGAACGCGCCGACACGCTCGACTGGCGGGCGCCGGAACTCACCGACGAACCCGGCATCGTCATCGAGCGCGGGCGGCACCCGGTGGTCGAACAGGTGCGCGAGGAACCTTTCGAGCCCAACGATCTCGTGCTCGACGAACGCCGTCGCATGCTCGTCATCACCGGCCCGAACATGGGCGGCAAGAGCACCTACATGCGCCAGAACGCGCTGATCGTGCTGCTGGCCCACATCGGCAGCTACGTGCCGGCGGCGCGCGCCGTGATCGGCCCGATCGACCGCATCTTCACCCGCATCGGCGCCGGCGACGACCTCGCCCGCGGCCAGTCCACCTTCATGGTGGAAATGAGCGAGACCGCCAGCATCCTGCACAACGCCACGGCCCACAGCCTGGTGCTGATGGACGAGGTCGGCCGCGGCACGTCGACCTACGACGGGCTTGCCCTGGCCCGCGCGACGGCGGTGCACCTGGCCACCGTCAACCGCGCCTATACGCTGTTCGCCACGCACTATTTCGAACTCACCGCGCTGGCCGACGAATACCCCGGCATCGCCAACGTGCACCTGGACGCCGCCGAGTACGGCGAACAGCTCGTGTTCCTGCATGCGGTGAAGGAAGGACCGGCCAATCGCAGTTTCGGCCTGCAGGTGGCGGCACTGGCCGGCCTGCCCAGGAGCGTGCTGGCCGAGGCCAAGCGCACGCTGGCCGAGCTCGAGCGCAGCTCCACGCGCCGCACACGCCCGACGCGACCGGTGGACGAAACCCCGCAACTCAACCTGTTCACCACCGAAGCCACGGCACTGGAACGGGCGCTGGACGCGCTCGATCCGGATGCGCTGGCCCCGCGCGAGGCGCTCGCCGCGCTTTACCGGCTGAAAGCCCTGCGTGGGGCTGGTGGGGGCGACGCATAG
- a CDS encoding TRZ/ATZ family hydrolase, producing the protein MTLSIPQPIDLLIEARWVVPVEPHGVVLEDHAVVVQGEHIVALLPIAEARAAYAPRECVTLAEHALIPGLVNAHTHNPMTLLRGLADDLPLMVWLEQHIWPVEAKVLGPEFVRDGVELAVAEMIRGGTTCANENYFFPDAIGATYRKLGFRAVVGLPVIEFPTPWAKSRDEYFERAGEVHDAFLGDPLVSTAFAPHAPYTVADESFERIRLLADQLDIPVHLHLHETAHEVGQEKRQSGLRPFQRLQKLGLINDRLIAVHMTQLTDGEIAACAEAGVSVVHCPESNLKLASGFCPAEKLRRAGVNLAIGTDGCASNNDLDMFGELRTAALLAKAVAQDAAAFDAACALRAATLGGARALGLEERIGSIAPGKEADLAAVRLSDLETQPLYHLASQLAYATGRQQVSDVWIAGRRRLAGRELVDFDLAGLQARTRAWRERIAAIRP; encoded by the coding sequence ATGACCTTGAGCATTCCGCAACCGATCGACCTGTTGATCGAGGCGCGCTGGGTCGTGCCGGTCGAGCCGCACGGCGTCGTGCTGGAAGACCACGCGGTGGTGGTGCAGGGCGAGCACATCGTGGCGCTGCTGCCGATCGCCGAGGCGCGTGCCGCCTACGCGCCGCGCGAGTGTGTGACACTGGCCGAGCACGCGTTGATCCCCGGCCTGGTCAATGCCCACACGCACAACCCGATGACCCTGCTGCGCGGGCTGGCCGACGACCTGCCGCTGATGGTGTGGCTCGAGCAGCACATCTGGCCGGTGGAAGCCAAGGTGCTCGGGCCCGAATTCGTGCGCGACGGCGTGGAGCTCGCCGTGGCGGAGATGATCCGCGGCGGCACCACCTGCGCCAACGAAAACTACTTCTTCCCCGATGCCATCGGCGCCACCTACCGCAAGCTCGGCTTCCGCGCCGTGGTTGGACTGCCGGTGATCGAGTTCCCGACGCCCTGGGCCAAGAGCCGCGATGAGTATTTCGAGCGCGCCGGCGAGGTGCACGATGCCTTCCTCGGCGATCCACTGGTGTCCACCGCCTTCGCGCCGCATGCGCCCTACACCGTCGCGGACGAGAGCTTCGAGCGCATCCGCCTGCTGGCCGACCAGCTCGATATTCCGGTGCACCTGCACTTGCACGAGACCGCGCACGAGGTCGGGCAAGAGAAACGGCAGTCCGGCCTGCGTCCGTTCCAGCGCCTGCAGAAGCTCGGGCTCATCAATGACCGCCTGATCGCGGTGCACATGACCCAGCTCACCGACGGCGAGATCGCCGCCTGCGCCGAGGCTGGCGTGTCGGTGGTGCATTGCCCGGAATCCAACCTCAAGCTCGCCTCCGGCTTTTGTCCGGCGGAAAAGCTGCGCCGCGCCGGCGTCAACCTCGCCATCGGCACCGACGGCTGTGCCTCCAACAACGATCTGGACATGTTCGGCGAGCTGCGCACCGCGGCGCTGCTGGCCAAGGCGGTGGCGCAGGACGCGGCGGCGTTCGACGCGGCTTGCGCGCTGCGTGCGGCCACGCTCGGCGGCGCGCGCGCGCTGGGGCTGGAAGAGCGCATCGGCTCGATCGCGCCCGGCAAAGAGGCCGATCTCGCCGCCGTGCGGCTGTCCGATCTGGAAACCCAGCCGCTCTATCACCTCGCCTCGCAGCTGGCTTATGCGACCGGGCGTCAGCAGGTCAGCGACGTGTGGATCGCCGGCAGGCGTCGGCTCGCCGGGCGAGAGCTCGTGGACTTCGATCTCGCCGGCCTGCAGGCGCGCACGCGCGCCTGGCGCGAGCGCATCGCGGCCATCCGGCCGTAA
- the efp gene encoding elongation factor P, translating to MATVGLNDVKKGMKILHNGDPWVITDADFIKPGKGQAFTRIFIRNLKTGRTTEQTMKSSDSFEVADVTDTDMQFLYSDGEFWHFMQPQTFEQHQATKAGVGDAAKWLKGEEECVVTLFNGEIIAVQPPNFVELKIVETDPGVRGDTSGGGGKPAVLETGAVVRVPLFVGQDEVIKVDTRSGEYVGRVGK from the coding sequence ATGGCCACTGTCGGTCTCAACGACGTCAAGAAGGGCATGAAGATCCTGCACAACGGCGACCCGTGGGTCATCACCGACGCCGACTTCATCAAGCCGGGCAAGGGCCAGGCGTTCACCCGCATCTTCATCCGCAACCTGAAGACCGGCCGCACCACCGAGCAGACGATGAAGTCCAGCGACAGTTTCGAAGTCGCCGACGTCACCGACACCGACATGCAGTTCCTGTATTCCGATGGCGAGTTCTGGCATTTCATGCAGCCGCAGACCTTCGAACAGCATCAGGCCACCAAGGCCGGCGTGGGTGACGCGGCCAAGTGGCTCAAGGGCGAGGAGGAATGCGTGGTCACGCTGTTCAACGGCGAGATCATCGCGGTGCAGCCGCCGAACTTCGTGGAATTGAAGATCGTCGAGACCGACCCTGGCGTGCGCGGCGACACCTCCGGCGGCGGCGGCAAGCCGGCCGTCCTGGAAACCGGCGCCGTGGTGCGCGTGCCGCTGTTCGTCGGCCAGGACGAGGTCATCAAGGTCGACACCCGCTCCGGCGAATACGTCGGCCGCGTCGGCAAGTGA
- the epmB gene encoding EF-P beta-lysylation protein EpmB, whose protein sequence is MITASPSGRLSQAEDWREHWRRAITDPGELLAHLGLTELAARIPADGAGFRLRVPRGFAARMRPGDARDPLLLQVLPQLAELEAVPGFVTDPVGDLAAREAPGLLHKYQGRALLIASGSCAVHCRYCFRRHFPYGEETAAAGQWRQALAHVAADASIRELILSGGDPLALATPKLEELTRGLADIAHVKRLRIHTRLPVVLPERIDQALLAWLASLPLEKVLVLHANHANEFDAAVDRACARLREAGVLLLNQSVLLRGINDDADALAALSERLIAAGVLPYYLHQLDPVQGAAHFAVDDARARGLVESLRARLPGYLVPRLVREVAGDPAKRPL, encoded by the coding sequence ATGATAACCGCAAGCCCTTCCGGGCGCCTATCGCAAGCCGAAGACTGGCGAGAACACTGGCGCCGCGCGATCACCGACCCAGGCGAACTGCTCGCGCACCTGGGCCTCACCGAACTGGCCGCACGCATCCCTGCAGACGGGGCCGGTTTCAGGCTGCGCGTGCCGCGCGGTTTCGCCGCGCGGATGCGGCCGGGCGATGCGCGCGATCCGCTGCTTCTGCAGGTCTTGCCGCAGCTGGCCGAGCTTGAGGCCGTGCCGGGTTTCGTCACCGACCCGGTGGGCGACCTCGCCGCGCGCGAAGCGCCGGGCCTGCTGCACAAGTACCAGGGTCGCGCACTGCTGATCGCCAGCGGCAGTTGCGCCGTCCATTGCCGCTATTGTTTCCGCCGGCATTTCCCCTATGGCGAGGAAACCGCCGCGGCCGGGCAATGGCGGCAGGCGCTCGCGCATGTCGCCGCCGACGCATCGATCCGCGAGCTCATTCTCTCCGGTGGCGATCCGCTCGCGCTGGCCACGCCCAAGCTCGAGGAACTCACCCGCGGCCTGGCCGACATCGCGCACGTGAAGCGGCTGCGCATCCACACCCGGCTGCCGGTGGTCCTGCCCGAACGCATCGACCAGGCCCTGCTCGCCTGGCTGGCCTCCTTGCCGCTCGAAAAGGTGCTGGTGCTGCACGCCAACCACGCCAACGAGTTCGATGCCGCGGTGGACCGTGCCTGCGCGCGGCTGCGCGAGGCCGGCGTGCTGCTGCTCAACCAGTCGGTGCTGCTGCGCGGCATCAACGACGACGCGGATGCACTCGCCGCCCTGTCCGAGCGGCTCATCGCCGCCGGCGTGCTGCCCTATTACCTGCACCAGCTCGATCCGGTGCAGGGCGCGGCCCACTTCGCCGTCGACGATGCCCGCGCCCGCGGCCTGGTCGAATCCCTGCGCGCGCGGCTGCCGGGCTATCTGGTACCGCGCCTGGTACGCGAAGTGGCGGGAGATCCCGCTAAACGGCCGCTATGA
- a CDS encoding EAL domain-containing response regulator — protein MNNDAVIKILFLDKSLEEAEQVISLLRNAGIAVRPSRAGELAQVRPELEAHDPDLVLFDPQSGIALRELMGELDAHGRDLALVALVDRLDNQIVAELSGGGVRGMALRTHPQQLIAVLLREFESLRTRRQVRLLEAALRESERRCDALLDSSTDPIAYVHDGMHVRANRAYLETFGFETLDDLLGLPVLDLIGTADTDAFKQLLRAHARGEKADTTLTLSARRADASTFQATAEFSHATFEGEPCLQIVFRRQQVDPALLEQLQRDPVTGLYNRGRLLECIDEAVTHAAKGTRGQALLLIEPDHWQDIVANIGLGQADELLAAFAERVRRHLEPDDAAGMLAEHTLGVVLAPRSDEAVHAWIDTLQQTVASGIFDLGTHSITVTASIGGSLLGERNANAELLLGQASQALRSAQTQGLGRVELHDPAAREKAEEERERAWLELIREALARNGFILYQQPVISLQDAEGEFAEILLRMQGPQGEVLPGFFLPIAEKHGLTVAIDRWVIDRALDALKAREMQGVKTTFFVKLAAATLQDEATLPWLAERMARARLRHGRLVLETTESKVMTLLRPAQAFIAAWKGMGGGFALEQFGSGLNSFQLLRHVDADYLKIDRSYMAQLPRHPEHQQKITEICQQARELGKLTIAEWVEDAASTSLLFACGVDFVQGNFLQEPQRLD, from the coding sequence ATGAACAATGACGCGGTCATCAAGATCCTCTTCCTGGACAAATCGCTCGAAGAGGCCGAGCAGGTCATCAGTCTGCTGCGCAATGCGGGCATCGCCGTACGGCCGTCCAGGGCCGGCGAACTCGCGCAAGTGCGGCCGGAACTGGAGGCACACGATCCGGATCTGGTGCTCTTCGACCCGCAATCGGGCATCGCCCTGCGTGAGCTGATGGGCGAGCTCGACGCCCACGGACGCGATCTCGCCCTGGTGGCGCTGGTCGACCGGCTGGACAATCAGATCGTCGCCGAGCTTTCCGGCGGCGGCGTGCGCGGCATGGCACTGCGCACCCACCCGCAACAATTGATCGCGGTCCTGCTGCGCGAGTTCGAATCCCTGCGCACGCGGCGCCAGGTACGCCTGCTGGAGGCCGCCTTGCGCGAGAGCGAGCGCCGCTGCGACGCGCTGCTGGATTCCTCGACCGACCCGATCGCCTACGTGCACGACGGCATGCACGTGCGCGCCAACCGCGCCTACCTGGAAACCTTCGGCTTCGAGACCCTGGACGACCTGCTCGGCCTGCCGGTGCTGGACCTGATCGGCACCGCCGACACCGATGCCTTCAAGCAGCTGCTGCGCGCGCACGCGCGCGGCGAAAAAGCCGACACCACTCTCACCCTCAGCGCGCGGCGCGCCGATGCCAGCACCTTCCAGGCCACCGCCGAGTTTTCCCATGCGACCTTCGAAGGCGAGCCCTGCCTGCAGATCGTGTTCCGGCGTCAGCAGGTGGACCCCGCGCTGCTGGAACAGCTGCAGCGCGACCCGGTGACCGGCCTCTACAACCGCGGCCGCCTCCTGGAATGCATCGACGAAGCGGTCACCCATGCCGCCAAGGGCACGCGCGGCCAGGCGTTGCTGCTCATCGAACCCGACCATTGGCAGGACATCGTCGCCAACATCGGCCTCGGCCAGGCCGATGAACTCCTGGCCGCGTTCGCCGAGCGGGTCCGCCGGCATCTCGAACCGGACGACGCCGCCGGCATGCTCGCCGAACACACCCTGGGCGTAGTGCTCGCCCCGCGCAGCGACGAGGCCGTGCATGCCTGGATCGACACCCTGCAGCAGACCGTGGCCAGCGGCATTTTCGATCTCGGCACGCACTCGATCACTGTCACCGCCAGCATCGGCGGCAGTCTGCTCGGCGAGCGCAATGCCAATGCGGAACTCCTGCTGGGCCAGGCCAGCCAGGCCCTGCGCAGCGCGCAGACCCAGGGTCTGGGACGCGTCGAGCTGCACGATCCGGCCGCCCGCGAAAAGGCCGAGGAGGAACGCGAGCGCGCCTGGCTGGAGCTGATCCGCGAGGCACTGGCCAGGAACGGCTTCATCCTCTACCAGCAGCCGGTGATCAGCCTGCAGGATGCCGAGGGCGAGTTCGCCGAGATCCTGTTGCGCATGCAGGGGCCACAAGGCGAGGTGTTGCCCGGCTTCTTCCTGCCGATCGCCGAGAAACACGGGCTGACCGTGGCCATCGACCGCTGGGTGATCGACCGTGCCCTCGACGCACTCAAGGCGCGCGAGATGCAGGGCGTCAAGACCACCTTCTTCGTCAAGCTGGCCGCCGCCACCCTGCAGGACGAAGCCACCCTGCCGTGGCTGGCCGAGCGCATGGCGCGCGCACGCCTGCGCCATGGACGGCTGGTCCTGGAAACCACCGAGAGCAAGGTGATGACCCTGCTGCGCCCCGCGCAGGCGTTCATCGCGGCCTGGAAGGGTATGGGCGGAGGCTTCGCGCTGGAGCAGTTCGGTTCGGGGCTGAATTCGTTTCAGCTGCTGCGCCACGTGGACGCGGACTATCTCAAGATCGACCGCAGCTACATGGCCCAGCTGCCGCGCCACCCGGAGCATCAGCAGAAGATCACCGAGATCTGCCAGCAGGCGCGCGAACTCGGCAAACTCACCATCGCCGAATGGGTGGAAGACGCCGCCAGCACCTCGCTGCTGTTCGCCTGCGGCGTCGATTTCGTGCAGGGCAATTTCCTGCAGGAACCGCAGCGGCTCGACTAG